Proteins co-encoded in one Flavobacterium sp. M31R6 genomic window:
- a CDS encoding aromatic amino acid hydroxylase yields the protein MNTKIESNPLLERLPKHLKQFIKAQDYSDYTPINQAVWRYVMRKNVNYLSKVAHSSYLEGLKKTGIEVDNIPSMYGMNRILSEIGWAAVAVDGFIPPNAFMEFQAYNVLVIASDIRQLEHIEYTPAPDIIHEGAGHAPIIANPEYAEYLRRFGEIGCKAISSHKDYEMYEAIRLLSILKEAEGTPKAEIEAAEKAVEDLQNNMGELSEMAQIRNLHWWTVEYGLIGTLENPKIYGAGLLSSIGESAWCMTDNVKKIPYDFSAVHQSFDITKLQPQLYVTPDFAYLSLILEEFANTMALRTGGLSGIKKLIHSKALGTIEMSTGLQISGVFTNVIEQEGKPIYFQTTGETALSYREKELVGHGTSTHPEGFGSPIGKLKGINLAIEDMSPRDLKAYGVYEGQTATLEFEGDIKVVGEIITGKRNLHGEIILICFKNCTVTHGDTVLFKPEWGNYDMAVGKKLVSAFSGPADVSSFNLISHVPSSKTIKAKQTAERDDLEVLYQTVRSIRESNDTTASLEPIFEKLQNNHPNDWLLSVELIELLNTRNEMNLMQQLLLHLENLKKQRPEIEKLISNGLELIFENEETTH from the coding sequence ATGAACACAAAAATAGAAAGCAATCCATTATTAGAACGATTGCCTAAACATTTAAAACAGTTTATCAAAGCTCAGGATTACAGCGATTATACCCCAATTAACCAAGCAGTTTGGCGATATGTAATGCGTAAAAACGTGAATTATCTCTCTAAGGTAGCTCACAGTTCCTATCTTGAAGGATTGAAAAAAACGGGTATTGAAGTAGACAACATTCCGAGTATGTATGGTATGAACCGCATACTTAGTGAAATTGGCTGGGCTGCTGTGGCGGTTGATGGCTTTATCCCACCAAATGCCTTTATGGAATTTCAGGCGTATAATGTTTTGGTCATTGCATCAGACATTCGCCAACTCGAACATATTGAATATACACCCGCACCAGATATTATTCACGAAGGTGCCGGCCACGCCCCTATTATTGCGAATCCAGAATATGCGGAATACCTGCGCCGTTTTGGCGAAATAGGCTGTAAAGCCATTTCTTCGCATAAAGATTACGAAATGTATGAAGCCATTCGGTTGCTTTCTATTTTGAAAGAAGCAGAAGGAACACCAAAAGCAGAAATCGAAGCTGCCGAAAAAGCGGTTGAGGACCTTCAAAACAATATGGGTGAATTATCTGAGATGGCCCAAATCAGAAACCTGCATTGGTGGACAGTTGAATATGGTTTAATAGGCACATTGGAAAACCCTAAAATTTACGGAGCCGGTTTATTGTCATCCATTGGCGAAAGCGCTTGGTGTATGACAGATAACGTAAAAAAAATCCCTTATGATTTCTCGGCAGTTCACCAAAGTTTTGATATTACCAAATTACAACCGCAACTGTATGTAACTCCAGATTTTGCTTATTTGAGTTTGATTTTGGAAGAGTTTGCCAATACTATGGCTTTGCGTACAGGAGGACTGTCGGGCATAAAAAAACTAATTCATTCGAAAGCATTGGGAACTATTGAAATGAGTACTGGTTTACAAATTTCGGGAGTTTTCACGAATGTTATCGAACAGGAAGGAAAACCAATTTACTTTCAAACCACAGGCGAAACTGCTTTATCGTATCGCGAAAAAGAATTGGTTGGTCATGGAACCAGCACGCATCCGGAAGGTTTTGGTAGTCCAATAGGAAAACTAAAAGGTATTAATCTAGCCATTGAAGATATGAGTCCGCGTGACTTAAAAGCATATGGCGTTTATGAAGGACAAACTGCAACTCTGGAATTTGAAGGTGATATAAAAGTGGTTGGAGAAATCATTACCGGAAAAAGGAATCTACATGGAGAGATTATCTTAATTTGTTTCAAAAACTGTACGGTTACACACGGAGACACTGTTTTATTCAAACCGGAATGGGGCAATTATGACATGGCTGTGGGTAAAAAACTAGTTTCGGCTTTTTCTGGGCCAGCTGATGTAAGCAGTTTTAATTTGATTTCGCACGTTCCTTCGAGCAAAACCATCAAAGCCAAACAAACTGCTGAAAGAGACGATCTGGAAGTACTGTACCAAACCGTAAGAAGCATTCGCGAATCTAATGACACAACAGCTTCATTGGAACCTATTTTTGAAAAACTTCAAAATAATCATCCAAATGATTGGTTACTTTCTGTGGAATTGATTGAGCTTTTAAATACTCGAAATGAAATGAATTTAATGCAGCAGTTGCTTTTGCATTTGGAAAACCTAAAAAAACAACGTCCTGAAATCGAGAAATTAATTTCGAATGGTTTGGAGTTGATTTTTGAGAACGAAGAAACTACGCATTAG
- a CDS encoding group III truncated hemoglobin has protein sequence MTNKDITNIEDIQLMVDTFYSNVRKDELIGSIFNEKIGDRWPEHLEKMYRFWQTILLEEHTYSGSPFPPHKQLPVEKEHFNRWMEIFTKTVDSLFTGKNADEAKLRGKMMAEMFHHKIEYFRHEAKHPLL, from the coding sequence ATGACAAACAAAGACATAACAAACATAGAAGATATTCAATTAATGGTAGATACATTCTACTCTAATGTGCGAAAAGACGAACTGATTGGCTCTATTTTCAACGAAAAAATAGGTGACCGCTGGCCCGAACATTTAGAGAAAATGTACCGCTTTTGGCAAACTATTCTACTGGAAGAACACACGTATTCCGGAAGTCCTTTTCCACCACACAAACAACTTCCTGTCGAGAAAGAGCATTTTAACCGCTGGATGGAAATTTTCACTAAAACTGTGGATAGTTTATTTACAGGTAAAAATGCTGATGAAGCCAAACTCAGAGGCAAAATGATGGCAGAAATGTTCCATCACAAAATTGAGTATTTCAGACATGAAGCGAAGCATCCGCTTTTATAA
- a CDS encoding DUF4136 domain-containing protein translates to MKTFKLLPLLLLFIVSSCDTVKVYSDYDKSVDFTQYKTFAFMKSGIDKVEISDLDKKRILNAIDRQMQSKGFTKSETPDLLVNIFTKSREEISVNQFNAGYGYGWGWGWNPYMYGGQTTVSSSTEGTLYIDLIDAKKKELIWQGEGTGTLSKDMNEKDAIVNDIVTQILAQYPPAKPETKENKEKKK, encoded by the coding sequence ATGAAAACATTTAAGCTCCTACCCTTATTATTACTTTTTATAGTTTCTTCGTGTGACACTGTAAAAGTATATTCTGATTATGACAAATCGGTTGATTTTACCCAATACAAAACTTTTGCCTTTATGAAATCCGGAATTGACAAAGTAGAGATTTCTGATTTGGATAAAAAAAGAATTCTGAACGCCATCGATCGACAAATGCAATCCAAAGGATTTACCAAAAGTGAAACTCCCGATTTATTGGTTAACATTTTCACCAAATCCCGCGAAGAAATCAGCGTAAACCAATTCAATGCCGGTTATGGCTACGGTTGGGGTTGGGGATGGAATCCTTATATGTATGGAGGACAGACTACTGTTAGTTCCTCTACTGAAGGAACATTATACATTGACCTAATCGACGCCAAAAAGAAAGAACTGATCTGGCAAGGTGAAGGAACCGGAACCCTTTCTAAAGACATGAATGAAAAAGACGCAATTGTCAATGATATTGTCACCCAAATTTTAGCACAATATCCGCCTGCAAAACCTGAAACAAAGGAAAATAAAGAAAAGAAAAAATAA
- a CDS encoding urocanate hydratase: MTFQEQIQQGIPSILPQPKPYEANINHAPKRKEILSDDDKKLALRNALRYFEPKHHAELIPEFRNELETYGRIYMYRLRPDYRMYARPISEYPGKSEQAKAIMLMIQNNLDYAVAQHPHELITYGGNGAVFSNWAQYLLTMKYLSEMTDEQTLTMYSGHPMGLFPSHKEAPRVVVTNGMVIPNYSQPDDWEKMNALGVSQYGQMTAGSYMYIGPQGIVHGTTITVLNGFRKIKRSPKGGLFVTSGLGGMSGAQPKAGNIAGCITVCAEVNAKITHIRHSQGWINEVVENIDELVKRVALAKANNETVSIAYLGNIVDVWERFDEENLYIDLGSDQTSLHNPWAGGYYPVGISFEEANDMMANNPDLFKEKVQETLRRHTAAINKHTAKGTYFFDYGNAFLLEASRAGADIMAENDIDFRYPSYVQDIMGPMCFDYGFGPFRWVCTSGKPEDLAKTDTIACQVLEEMAKTAPIEIQQQMQDNIQWIKGAQENKLVVGSQARILYADAEGRVKIAEAFNQAIAKGEIGLVVLGRDHHDVSGTDSPYRETSNIYDGSRFTADMAIQNVIGDSFRGATWVSIHNGGGVGWGEVINGGFGMVLDGSKEASRRLASMLFWDVNNGISRRSWARNEGAVFAIKRAMEVEPLLKVTLPNLVDDKLLE, translated from the coding sequence ATGACTTTTCAAGAACAAATACAACAAGGAATCCCTTCTATATTACCACAGCCAAAACCGTATGAGGCAAACATTAATCACGCGCCTAAACGGAAAGAAATCTTGTCGGACGACGACAAAAAACTGGCGCTTCGGAATGCTTTGCGCTATTTTGAGCCAAAACACCACGCTGAATTAATCCCTGAATTTCGCAACGAACTAGAAACTTACGGACGTATTTATATGTACCGTTTGCGTCCCGATTATAGAATGTATGCCCGACCAATCTCGGAATATCCTGGAAAAAGCGAGCAAGCCAAAGCCATTATGCTTATGATTCAGAACAATCTGGATTATGCGGTGGCGCAACATCCGCACGAATTGATTACTTATGGAGGGAACGGTGCAGTTTTCTCAAACTGGGCACAATATTTATTGACGATGAAATACTTATCGGAAATGACCGATGAGCAAACGTTGACAATGTATTCTGGGCATCCGATGGGATTATTTCCTTCTCACAAGGAAGCACCAAGAGTTGTGGTTACCAACGGAATGGTAATCCCGAATTATTCTCAACCTGATGACTGGGAAAAAATGAATGCCTTAGGCGTTTCCCAATACGGACAAATGACCGCAGGAAGTTATATGTACATAGGGCCGCAGGGAATTGTGCACGGAACGACAATCACGGTTTTGAATGGTTTCAGAAAAATAAAACGCTCCCCAAAAGGAGGCTTATTCGTAACTTCCGGATTGGGAGGAATGAGTGGCGCGCAACCCAAAGCGGGAAATATTGCAGGCTGTATCACAGTTTGTGCCGAGGTAAATGCAAAAATTACCCACATTCGCCACAGTCAAGGCTGGATAAATGAAGTGGTTGAGAATATTGACGAATTGGTCAAAAGAGTTGCTTTGGCGAAAGCCAATAACGAAACCGTTTCTATCGCATACCTTGGGAACATTGTAGATGTTTGGGAACGATTTGACGAAGAAAACCTTTATATTGATTTGGGTTCCGACCAAACTTCGCTTCACAATCCGTGGGCAGGAGGGTATTATCCGGTTGGAATTTCATTTGAAGAAGCCAATGATATGATGGCAAATAATCCTGATTTATTCAAGGAAAAAGTACAGGAAACATTGCGCCGTCACACAGCCGCTATTAATAAACATACGGCCAAAGGAACTTATTTCTTTGATTACGGAAATGCCTTTCTACTGGAAGCTTCCCGTGCTGGTGCTGATATTATGGCCGAGAATGATATTGATTTCAGATACCCGAGTTATGTGCAGGACATTATGGGACCTATGTGTTTCGATTATGGTTTTGGACCTTTCCGTTGGGTTTGTACTTCTGGAAAGCCTGAAGATTTAGCCAAAACTGATACCATTGCCTGTCAAGTTTTGGAAGAAATGGCCAAAACTGCTCCGATTGAAATTCAGCAACAAATGCAGGATAATATTCAGTGGATAAAAGGCGCACAAGAAAATAAATTGGTTGTGGGTTCTCAAGCCAGAATCTTATATGCCGATGCCGAAGGTCGTGTAAAAATTGCCGAAGCGTTCAATCAGGCTATTGCCAAAGGCGAAATAGGATTGGTTGTTTTAGGCCGTGATCATCACGACGTTTCGGGAACCGATTCTCCCTACAGAGAAACTTCCAATATTTATGACGGATCCCGTTTCACGGCCGATATGGCGATTCAAAACGTGATTGGAGACAGTTTCCGAGGCGCTACTTGGGTTTCCATACATAATGGTGGTGGCGTTGGCTGGGGTGAAGTCATCAACGGTGGTTTCGGAATGGTGCTGGATGGTTCCAAAGAAGCTTCTAGACGCTTGGCTTCGATGCTTTTTTGGGATGTCAATAACGGAATCTCAAGACGCAGCTGGGCTCGTAACGAAGGAGCTGTTTTTGCCATAAAACGTGCTATGGAAGTCGAACCATTGTTGAAAGTGACGCTACCCAATTTGGTGGATGATAAATTATTAGAATAA
- a CDS encoding DUF5522 domain-containing protein, giving the protein MAEQSNENKLTEGEDFYYTPEGYKCFTEKYHLKRGYCCKSGCRHCPYGFDKKTGQIKK; this is encoded by the coding sequence ATGGCAGAACAAAGTAATGAAAATAAATTAACTGAGGGAGAAGATTTTTATTACACTCCCGAAGGATACAAATGCTTTACCGAAAAATACCATTTGAAAAGAGGATATTGCTGCAAAAGTGGTTGTCGCCATTGTCCCTATGGATTTGATAAAAAAACGGGGCAAATTAAGAAGTAG
- a CDS encoding 1-aminocyclopropane-1-carboxylate deaminase/D-cysteine desulfhydrase has protein sequence MNQKITYELPNGISLEIKREDLLHPFISGNKFRKLKYNLLQAKAENQETVLTFGGAYSNHIAAVAYAGKEQGFKTIGVIRGDELGDKIAENPTLQFAQECGMQFEFVTREAYRFKTEPDFIANLKSKFGSFYLVPEGGTNEYAIKGCEEILIEEDAKFDYICCAVGTGGTISGIINSAFPHQKVLGFPALKGDFLKDETPMNKFSSNLNEKGVPDDLRQITTFSEEIRKFATNENWELITDYHFGGYGKVNEELIQFINQFYKQTQVPLDPIYTGKMVFGVIDLIQKDYFPHNSKILLIHTGGLQGIQGMNTLLKKKNKTVIQFQ, from the coding sequence TTGAATCAGAAAATAACATACGAATTGCCTAATGGAATTTCACTTGAGATCAAGCGGGAAGATTTGCTTCATCCTTTTATATCGGGGAATAAATTTAGGAAGTTAAAGTACAACTTGCTTCAGGCAAAAGCCGAAAATCAGGAAACCGTTCTGACTTTTGGTGGTGCTTATTCCAATCATATTGCTGCGGTAGCGTATGCTGGAAAGGAACAGGGTTTTAAAACTATCGGTGTGATTCGCGGAGATGAATTGGGCGATAAAATTGCCGAAAATCCAACTTTGCAGTTTGCTCAAGAATGTGGGATGCAATTCGAGTTTGTTACCAGAGAAGCTTATCGATTCAAAACCGAACCTGATTTTATAGCCAACCTAAAAAGTAAATTCGGATCATTTTACCTTGTTCCAGAAGGCGGTACTAATGAGTATGCCATAAAAGGATGCGAAGAAATACTCATTGAAGAAGACGCTAAGTTTGATTACATATGTTGTGCGGTAGGAACGGGTGGTACCATTTCGGGGATTATCAACAGTGCATTTCCACACCAAAAAGTTTTGGGATTTCCAGCATTAAAAGGAGACTTTTTAAAAGATGAAACGCCCATGAATAAATTTTCTTCCAATTTAAATGAAAAAGGCGTTCCTGACGACCTTAGGCAAATAACTACTTTTTCGGAAGAAATTCGTAAATTTGCCACCAACGAAAATTGGGAATTAATAACCGATTATCATTTTGGGGGCTACGGAAAAGTAAATGAAGAATTGATTCAGTTTATAAATCAGTTTTATAAACAAACACAAGTTCCATTAGACCCCATTTATACTGGAAAGATGGTTTTTGGCGTTATAGATTTAATTCAGAAAGACTATTTCCCCCATAATTCCAAAATTCTATTGATTCATACAGGAGGATTGCAGGGAATCCAGGGAATGAATACGCTTTTGAAAAAGAAGAATAAAACAGTGATTCAATTTCAATAG
- a CDS encoding glucosaminidase domain-containing protein: MVKKIFLFLLIATLISCGSSKPTIVTTKKPVGWKYSKPIQNGNSSNTATQSSSKPISTNEITRAYIAQYSGVAMSNMKTYGIPASIILAQGILESGAGKGDLAMTANNHFGIKCHNDWRGDKVYKDDDSANECFRKYNQASESYQDHAMVLTSKKRYANLFTLPKGDYKAWAKGLREAGYATDPRYPEKLISYIETYNLSQYDTKVLGKQMAKEESKVLLQDNFGADEASLYEIQKGDTFYSVSKKFNLTVEELKQKNNLTENTLSIGQKLIVK, translated from the coding sequence ATGGTCAAGAAAATATTTTTATTTCTCTTAATTGCAACCCTTATAAGTTGTGGTTCATCGAAACCAACAATCGTTACTACAAAAAAACCAGTGGGATGGAAATATTCCAAACCAATCCAAAACGGAAACAGTAGTAACACGGCAACTCAGTCCAGTTCAAAACCAATAAGTACAAATGAAATAACCAGAGCCTATATCGCACAATACAGTGGTGTTGCGATGAGTAATATGAAAACCTACGGAATTCCTGCCAGTATTATTTTGGCGCAGGGAATTTTGGAATCGGGAGCTGGAAAAGGGGATTTGGCTATGACAGCCAATAATCATTTCGGAATCAAGTGCCATAATGATTGGAGAGGTGATAAAGTCTATAAAGATGATGATTCTGCAAATGAATGTTTTAGGAAATACAATCAAGCCTCCGAGTCCTATCAAGATCATGCGATGGTATTGACGAGTAAAAAAAGATATGCCAATTTGTTTACATTGCCAAAAGGAGATTACAAAGCATGGGCAAAAGGCTTGAGAGAAGCTGGTTACGCCACTGATCCTAGATATCCGGAAAAATTAATAAGCTATATTGAAACCTATAATTTGAGTCAGTACGACACCAAAGTTTTAGGAAAACAAATGGCAAAGGAAGAATCTAAAGTTTTGCTTCAGGACAATTTTGGCGCTGATGAAGCCAGTTTGTATGAAATCCAAAAAGGAGATACTTTTTATTCGGTTTCCAAAAAATTCAATTTGACCGTGGAAGAATTAAAACAGAAAAATAATCTAACAGAAAATACACTTTCGATAGGGCAGAAGTTGATAGTAAAATAA
- the hemL gene encoding glutamate-1-semialdehyde 2,1-aminomutase: MIYQRSSQLFAEAEKVIPGGVNSPVRAFKAVGGTPIFVKSAKGAYLYDEDGNRLIDYINSWGPMILGHAYEPVVEAVIEKAKLGTSFGMPTELETQIAALAVSMVPNIDKIRFVNSGTEACMSAVRLARGFTKRDKIIKFAGCYHGHSDSFLIQAGSGAVTFGTPNSPGVTAGTAKDTLLAKYNDLENVKTLIEANKNEIAAIIVEPVAGNMGCIPPVKGFLEGLRELCTANGILLIFDEVMTGFRLARGGVQELFNINADIVCFGKVIGGGLPVGAFAARAEIMNYLAPLGPVYQAGTLSGNPLAMAAGLAMLQALDNDREIFKRLEEKTAYLGAGIERVLKANNVVFTINQIGSMISVHFDANPVTDFQSAAAGDNETFKKFFHGLVAEGVYIAPSAYETWFITDALTYEDLDFTINAIDKVSKTF; encoded by the coding sequence ATGATATACCAAAGAAGTAGTCAGCTTTTTGCTGAAGCAGAAAAAGTAATCCCAGGGGGAGTAAATTCACCAGTAAGAGCTTTTAAAGCCGTCGGGGGAACACCAATATTCGTAAAAAGTGCCAAAGGAGCTTATTTGTATGATGAAGATGGAAACCGATTGATCGATTATATCAATTCATGGGGGCCAATGATTTTGGGACACGCCTACGAACCAGTGGTGGAAGCCGTAATCGAAAAAGCCAAACTAGGAACATCTTTCGGTATGCCAACCGAATTGGAAACTCAAATCGCAGCACTTGCAGTATCTATGGTTCCGAATATTGACAAAATCCGATTCGTGAATTCTGGGACAGAGGCTTGTATGAGCGCGGTGCGTTTGGCTCGTGGATTTACCAAGAGAGACAAAATCATCAAATTCGCTGGTTGCTATCACGGTCATTCTGATTCGTTTTTGATTCAGGCGGGGAGTGGGGCAGTTACTTTTGGAACACCAAACAGTCCGGGTGTAACAGCAGGAACAGCCAAAGATACTTTGCTTGCCAAATACAATGATTTGGAGAATGTGAAGACTTTAATAGAAGCTAATAAAAATGAAATTGCTGCCATAATTGTCGAGCCTGTTGCAGGAAATATGGGATGTATTCCACCTGTTAAAGGATTTTTGGAAGGATTACGTGAGTTGTGTACGGCAAATGGAATTCTGCTGATTTTCGATGAGGTAATGACAGGCTTTAGATTGGCCAGAGGTGGTGTTCAGGAATTGTTCAACATCAATGCAGATATTGTTTGTTTCGGAAAAGTAATTGGGGGTGGATTGCCTGTTGGGGCTTTTGCGGCACGAGCCGAAATTATGAATTACCTGGCACCATTGGGACCTGTTTATCAAGCAGGAACTTTATCAGGAAATCCATTGGCAATGGCAGCCGGATTGGCAATGTTACAAGCATTGGATAACGACAGAGAAATTTTCAAAAGACTGGAAGAAAAAACAGCTTATTTAGGCGCAGGAATCGAAAGAGTTTTGAAAGCCAATAATGTCGTTTTTACGATCAATCAAATAGGTTCAATGATTTCGGTTCATTTTGATGCAAATCCAGTAACCGATTTTCAATCGGCTGCAGCAGGAGATAATGAAACCTTCAAGAAATTCTTCCACGGATTGGTAGCCGAAGGAGTTTATATAGCGCCATCTGCTTACGAAACTTGGTTCATCACCGATGCACTGACTTATGAAGATTTGGATTTTACCATTAATGCAATTGATAAAGTTTCTAAAACATTTTAA